In Deinococcus sp. Leaf326, a genomic segment contains:
- a CDS encoding cupin domain-containing protein, producing the protein MRLTPQGGNPSHHHRAYAETFTALDGELTLILNNRTVVLQPGESYEVKGGVVHRFFNATPGQIRFRNEVRPGHTGLENSLRILSGLAADGLYDEKKEIPKQLSHLAVLGMMSDMRLPGALFLSTPILKVIAAWARWRGVEQALVTRYCR; encoded by the coding sequence ATTAGGCTCACGCCGCAGGGCGGAAATCCTTCCCATCATCACCGGGCGTACGCGGAAACGTTCACCGCTTTGGACGGTGAACTGACCCTGATCCTGAACAATCGAACGGTCGTTCTCCAGCCGGGGGAATCGTACGAGGTCAAGGGAGGCGTCGTTCACCGGTTCTTCAACGCGACCCCTGGCCAGATTCGTTTCCGAAATGAAGTCCGTCCCGGCCATACCGGCCTCGAGAACTCGTTGCGGATTCTCTCGGGCTTGGCGGCGGACGGGTTATACGATGAAAAGAAGGAAATCCCCAAGCAACTGTCCCACTTGGCCGTGCTGGGGATGATGAGTGATATGCGTTTGCCTGGAGCGCTGTTTCTCTCCACGCCGATTCTGAAGGTCATTGCGGCTTGGGCACGGTGGCGTGGGGTGGAACAGGCGCTGGTCACTCGATACTGCCGCTGA
- a CDS encoding ABC transporter substrate-binding protein, producing the protein MEKKIGFIALLAALSCAQAATLKVATISPLSGSLSSVGIELRRGAELAVEAKVRTFKFQGYDLVLAAFDDQASATRGGVVAQDVLADSSIVGVVGALNSSVSNVVAQAFEPVRLASISPASTNDALTSHAWASFSRVVAPDRAQAVAAALSRGQLQFSLF; encoded by the coding sequence ATGGAGAAGAAAATTGGTTTCATCGCACTCTTGGCTGCACTCAGTTGTGCACAGGCCGCTACGCTCAAAGTCGCGACGATCAGCCCGTTATCGGGAAGTCTGTCCTCGGTAGGGATTGAGCTGCGCCGTGGCGCTGAACTTGCTGTCGAAGCAAAAGTTCGTACGTTCAAATTCCAAGGATATGATCTCGTCCTTGCTGCTTTTGATGATCAGGCCTCAGCCACACGAGGTGGTGTGGTCGCTCAAGACGTGTTGGCCGACAGCAGTATTGTCGGCGTCGTCGGTGCCCTGAACTCTAGCGTGTCAAATGTGGTGGCTCAGGCCTTTGAGCCTGTACGACTGGCTAGCATTTCACCTGCGAGTACCAATGACGCGTTGACGAGTCATGCCTGGGCGTCTTTCAGCCGTGTGGTCGCTCCTGATCGTGCACAGGCGGTTGCCGCGGCCCTCAGTAGAGGACAACTTCAGTTTTCCCTGTTCTGA